One stretch of Chitinophaga pendula DNA includes these proteins:
- a CDS encoding ion channel, translating to MPLISRINPFSKQNNDTGFGVNAEGYGGRFINRDGTYNLRREGYPFFERFSVYHMLLSLPGWQFIAALLLFFLVINLVYTGVYLVLGAQQLQGIIAHNGWERFKELYFFSTETFTTVGYGRVNPVGDGANFVAAIEAMSGFLSFAIATGLIYGRFSKPRAHLVFSDHAIIGPYKGGQGLKFRLACYKENHTLSDLSITVNLGLQVQENGEAVYKFYELTLERKHLQNLPMSWTVVHPIDENSPLLGLTEEDMQQADVELYVMLRGFNDVYSNFVAQRTSYTYGEIKHGRKFVPMYRESHNGKTTILELQHLHKHIPAGEA from the coding sequence ATGCCGTTGATCTCGCGCATCAATCCATTTTCAAAACAAAACAATGATACCGGTTTCGGCGTAAATGCCGAGGGCTATGGGGGCCGTTTTATCAACCGGGATGGCACTTACAATCTGCGCCGGGAAGGGTATCCTTTCTTCGAGCGGTTCAGTGTTTATCATATGTTACTGAGTTTACCCGGCTGGCAGTTTATTGCGGCTTTATTACTTTTTTTCCTGGTGATCAACCTGGTATATACCGGTGTTTATCTCGTGCTGGGCGCGCAGCAATTACAGGGGATTATTGCTCATAACGGATGGGAGCGATTTAAGGAGTTATACTTTTTCAGTACGGAGACCTTTACTACGGTAGGTTACGGACGTGTAAACCCGGTTGGTGACGGCGCCAATTTTGTGGCGGCGATAGAAGCGATGAGTGGGTTTCTTTCTTTTGCTATCGCTACGGGCCTTATATATGGCCGGTTTTCCAAACCCAGGGCACACCTGGTGTTCAGCGACCATGCGATCATTGGTCCGTATAAAGGCGGACAGGGGCTTAAGTTCCGATTGGCCTGTTATAAGGAGAACCATACGTTAAGTGATCTGTCAATAACGGTGAACCTGGGATTGCAGGTGCAGGAAAACGGAGAGGCGGTGTATAAATTTTACGAGTTAACGCTGGAGCGTAAGCACCTACAAAACCTCCCTATGAGCTGGACGGTGGTACATCCAATAGACGAGAACAGTCCGCTACTCGGCTTAACGGAAGAAGACATGCAGCAGGCAGATGTAGAGTTGTATGTCATGCTAAGAGGATTTAACGACGTGTATTCCAACTTCGTGGCGCAGCGAACCTCTTATACTTATGGTGAGATCAAACACGGGCGGAAGTTCGTGCCGATGTACCGGGAAAGTCACAACGGCAAAACGACCATACTGGAATTGCAGCACCTGCATAAACATATCCCCGCAGGAGAAGCGTAG
- a CDS encoding DUF1624 domain-containing protein: protein MQQLAVPPKARIHTIDILRGIIMVIMALDHVRDFFHIDAFQHDPVDPATTTPILFFTRWITHFCAPIFVLLSGTAAFLAGQRRSPGEQQRLLLSRGLWLLVVEITIINFSLTINPAFHLIILQVLWAIGFSMILLSLMVKLQWQVILLIGILITGSHNLLDAGEAISKGQVGPFWIFLHRQAVVPLNSHLTIFYLYPILPWTGIMFIGYALGRLYIAEVTPVQRKRLLLLTGMAMILLFVIIRWANKYGDPQPWSIQATSWRTFLSFLNISKYPPSLSYTCVTIGTGLLILAALEGKAGKWLEIARTYGAVPFFYYVAHFYLIRILSVIYFFIAGYGVKDIPGPMFFFRPPTGGLSLFGVYLIWITVVVTLYLPCRWFAAYKRTHRQWWLSYV, encoded by the coding sequence ATGCAACAACTTGCTGTACCCCCTAAGGCAAGAATACATACCATAGATATCCTGCGGGGTATCATCATGGTGATCATGGCACTGGACCACGTCCGGGATTTTTTTCACATAGATGCCTTCCAGCATGATCCTGTCGATCCTGCCACCACCACACCCATCCTGTTCTTCACACGTTGGATCACCCACTTTTGTGCGCCCATCTTTGTGCTGCTCTCAGGCACCGCGGCCTTCCTCGCCGGTCAGCGCAGATCCCCGGGAGAGCAACAACGTTTGCTGTTGTCTCGCGGACTATGGTTACTGGTCGTAGAAATCACTATCATTAACTTCAGCCTCACCATTAACCCCGCCTTCCATCTCATCATCTTACAGGTACTATGGGCGATCGGCTTTAGCATGATCTTGCTGTCCCTAATGGTGAAACTACAGTGGCAGGTTATATTGCTGATCGGTATATTGATCACCGGAAGCCATAACCTCCTGGATGCCGGCGAAGCGATAAGCAAAGGCCAGGTAGGTCCCTTCTGGATATTTTTACACCGGCAGGCCGTTGTGCCCCTGAACAGCCATCTTACTATTTTCTACCTCTATCCCATTCTACCCTGGACAGGGATTATGTTTATAGGTTACGCCCTGGGGCGCTTATATATCGCCGAAGTAACACCCGTTCAAAGAAAACGGCTACTGCTGCTTACAGGTATGGCAATGATCCTGCTGTTTGTGATCATACGATGGGCCAATAAGTATGGAGACCCTCAGCCGTGGAGTATACAAGCTACCTCCTGGCGTACTTTTCTTTCCTTTCTGAACATCAGTAAATACCCACCTTCGTTATCATATACCTGTGTTACAATAGGCACAGGACTCCTAATATTGGCTGCCCTGGAAGGCAAAGCAGGCAAGTGGCTGGAGATAGCTCGAACATACGGAGCAGTGCCTTTTTTCTACTACGTCGCACATTTTTACCTGATCCGGATATTGTCCGTCATCTATTTTTTTATAGCAGGCTATGGCGTAAAAGACATCCCCGGCCCCATGTTTTTCTTCCGTCCGCCTACCGGAGGGCTATCCTTATTCGGGGTATACCTCATATGGATCACGGTTGTAGTAACGCTTTACCTTCCTTGCCGGTGGTTCGCAGCCTACAAACGTACTCATCGTCAGTGGTGGCTCAGCTATGTGTAG
- a CDS encoding HvfA family oxazolone/thioamide-modified RiPP metallophore, with translation MDNKKKGLLSGSLVAGALLAAVTLPVSATPAFHFNELGSGATVRTNLLEEKASTSRALELKCGEKKDSAKVKGKEGKCGEGKCGEGKCGGKKKKGNKKDSTKAEKP, from the coding sequence ATGGACAACAAAAAGAAAGGTCTGTTAAGTGGCTCTTTAGTGGCCGGCGCACTCTTAGCAGCTGTTACTCTTCCTGTTAGCGCTACACCTGCGTTTCATTTTAACGAATTAGGTTCCGGTGCTACAGTACGTACTAATCTGCTGGAAGAAAAAGCAAGTACCAGCAGAGCACTTGAGCTGAAATGCGGCGAGAAAAAGGATTCTGCAAAAGTAAAAGGTAAAGAAGGTAAGTGCGGAGAGGGTAAATGTGGCGAAGGCAAATGTGGTGGCAAGAAGAAAAAAGGAAATAAGAAAGACTCTACGAAAGCAGAGAAGCCATAA
- a CDS encoding HvfB family MNIO-type RiPP peptide maturase — MVGIGFRKDFATEMLENPVLHPAFIEVAPENWIGIGGYWKKQLRRALERYPLFTHGLSLSIGSPDELDIDFLRKIKQFLQETNAQLYSEHLSYSKCDNAHLYDLLPIPFTGDAVKHVAARIRTVQEVLERKMAIEIVSYYTPVAPEMSELQFINAILQEADCDLLLDVNNIYVNAFNHQYDARQFIDQLPLERVAYIHMAGHEQVSPDLIIDTHGEAIIDPVYELFGHAMEQLGRDVPVLLERDFNIPALHLLQTEMERLQAIKSAALKPAAYAVA; from the coding sequence ATGGTAGGTATTGGTTTCAGAAAAGATTTTGCGACAGAGATGCTGGAAAACCCTGTACTCCATCCTGCTTTTATAGAAGTAGCGCCGGAGAACTGGATAGGTATTGGAGGATATTGGAAAAAACAGTTGAGGCGTGCGTTGGAGCGCTATCCACTTTTTACGCACGGACTTAGCCTGTCTATCGGAAGTCCGGATGAACTGGATATTGATTTTTTACGCAAGATCAAACAGTTCCTTCAAGAGACCAATGCACAGTTATATTCTGAACACCTTAGTTATTCCAAATGTGACAATGCACATTTGTATGATCTGCTACCCATTCCTTTTACCGGTGATGCCGTGAAACATGTTGCTGCCAGGATACGGACCGTGCAGGAGGTATTGGAACGGAAGATGGCGATTGAGATTGTCAGTTATTATACGCCGGTAGCGCCGGAGATGAGCGAGTTGCAATTTATTAATGCGATACTGCAGGAGGCAGATTGTGACTTATTACTTGATGTCAACAATATCTATGTGAATGCATTCAATCATCAATATGATGCCCGTCAGTTTATAGATCAGTTACCATTGGAAAGGGTAGCTTACATACATATGGCGGGACATGAGCAGGTATCCCCCGACCTGATCATAGATACACATGGCGAGGCTATTATTGACCCGGTGTACGAATTATTTGGTCACGCGATGGAGCAATTGGGAAGGGATGTGCCTGTTTTGCTGGAGCGGGATTTTAATATTCCGGCGTTACACCTGTTGCAAACGGAGATGGAGCGGTTACAGGCCATCAAGTCTGCTGCGTTAAAACCTGCTGCTTATGCTGTTGCGTGA
- a CDS encoding HvfC/BufC N-terminal domain-containing protein codes for MLLRDHTKQQQSSLATYCRTGEYSAIPGVREQHVHHYRRLVYNVVDDSLQSSYPLTFQLLETEEWDELVQAFFSEHGCQSPQVWYMPREFYEWYQGYDSPLHRQYPFLSELLLFEWLEVELYMMEDIPAVFKAGDLGSEALVINPEHHLQYFTYPVHLKQAATITAEDEGHYFLCLHRHPESGEILFNDLSPAFVHMLESLASAPMEQAGLISRTCELLQIPANEDIKQATAAFFAQAAAQRLILGVAQ; via the coding sequence ATGCTGTTGCGTGATCATACCAAACAGCAGCAATCCTCCCTGGCTACTTATTGCCGTACGGGAGAGTACTCCGCTATCCCTGGTGTGCGGGAGCAGCATGTGCATCATTACAGGCGGTTGGTTTACAATGTGGTAGATGATAGTTTGCAATCGTCTTACCCGTTGACGTTCCAGCTGCTGGAGACAGAGGAATGGGATGAGCTGGTACAGGCGTTTTTCAGTGAACACGGCTGCCAGTCCCCCCAGGTATGGTATATGCCCAGGGAGTTTTATGAGTGGTACCAGGGATATGACAGTCCACTGCATCGGCAATATCCTTTTTTAAGCGAATTGTTGCTGTTTGAGTGGCTAGAGGTGGAATTATATATGATGGAGGATATACCAGCTGTTTTTAAGGCCGGCGATTTAGGATCGGAAGCATTGGTAATCAACCCGGAACATCATTTACAGTATTTTACTTACCCGGTGCATCTTAAGCAGGCTGCTACGATCACAGCTGAGGATGAGGGGCATTATTTTCTGTGTCTTCACCGGCATCCGGAGAGTGGGGAGATCTTATTCAACGATCTATCTCCGGCTTTTGTACATATGTTGGAATCACTGGCATCCGCTCCTATGGAGCAGGCGGGGCTTATTTCCAGGACCTGCGAATTATTGCAGATACCTGCCAATGAAGACATTAAACAAGCTACCGCTGCTTTTTTTGCGCAGGCGGCTGCACAGCGGCTGATATTAGGTGTCGCCCAGTAA
- a CDS encoding LuxE/PaaK family acyltransferase, with product MSEASLEQFYTLQSGELEPAALELFDYQYQNNELYRAYVDALKIKPATVTNITAIPFLPIQFFKTHRIVCGNFEPELIFESSGTTQTVNSRHLVKKAALYTNSFMTAFEQFYGPISDYVILGLLPSYLERQHSSLVCMVQELIGRSNHADSGFYLYEHDKLAERLQALEAQQQKVLLIGVTFGLLDFAEKYTLTLPNTIVMETGGMKGRREEWTREQVHAFLQQQLGVPTIHAEYGMTELLSQAYACEQGRFRTPDWMKVLVRDENDPFQLYTQKAAGVINVIDLANVYSCAFIATEDIGRLHSDGSFEVLGRLDNSALRGCSLMVS from the coding sequence ATGAGTGAAGCATCCCTGGAACAATTTTATACCCTCCAATCTGGAGAACTGGAACCAGCAGCACTGGAACTATTTGATTATCAATATCAAAACAATGAGCTGTACCGCGCCTATGTGGATGCCCTGAAAATAAAACCAGCTACCGTAACCAATATAACCGCCATTCCCTTCCTGCCTATCCAGTTTTTTAAAACCCATCGCATAGTCTGCGGCAACTTCGAACCGGAACTCATATTTGAAAGCAGCGGCACCACACAAACGGTCAACAGCCGCCACCTGGTTAAAAAGGCCGCCCTCTACACCAACAGTTTCATGACGGCCTTCGAACAGTTTTACGGACCCATATCAGATTATGTCATCCTGGGACTGCTACCTTCCTACCTGGAACGCCAGCATTCTTCCCTCGTCTGTATGGTACAGGAACTGATCGGGAGAAGCAACCATGCCGACAGCGGCTTTTACCTGTATGAGCACGACAAACTGGCCGAACGCCTGCAAGCCCTCGAAGCACAGCAGCAGAAAGTATTACTGATAGGTGTCACCTTTGGCCTGCTCGATTTTGCAGAAAAATATACACTAACACTCCCCAATACCATTGTAATGGAGACGGGAGGGATGAAAGGTCGCCGGGAAGAATGGACGCGCGAGCAGGTACATGCCTTCCTGCAACAACAACTGGGTGTACCTACCATCCATGCAGAATACGGAATGACAGAGCTACTCTCCCAGGCATATGCCTGCGAACAGGGACGTTTCCGCACACCCGACTGGATGAAAGTCCTCGTAAGAGATGAAAATGATCCGTTCCAGCTGTATACACAAAAGGCGGCAGGCGTCATCAACGTGATCGACCTCGCCAACGTATATTCCTGCGCGTTCATTGCCACAGAAGACATCGGCCGCCTGCACTCCGATGGCAGCTTCGAAGTACTGGGCCGGTTGGACAACTCTGCCCTGCGTGGTTGTAGCCTCATGGTCAGTTAA
- a CDS encoding acyl-CoA carboxylase subunit beta — MNKIAQLQSMIAQAKLGGGEIRIASQHKKGKLTARERLQLLLDEGSFEELDMLVANRNKGLTIDQEQFLGDGVVTGYGTVNGRLIYVFSQDFTVYGGSLSEPHARKICKVMDLAMQNGAPLVGLNDSGGARIQEGVVSLGGYADIFYRNTRASGVIPQISAIMGPCAGGAVYSPAITDFIMMVEQTSYMFVTGPNVVKTVTHEEVTAEELGGAQTHASKSGVTHFSCANEVACIQHIKQLLSYVPQNCEEGAPVYPYEGGQEAREVLNDLIPVNPNQPYDMKEVIAALTDEESFFEVHKDFAENIIVGFARIAGRSIGIVANQPAHLAGVLDIHASVKGARFTRFCDAFNIPLLVLVDVPGFLPGTDQEWNGIITNGAKLLYALCEATVPKITLTTRKAYGGAYCVMNSKHIGADLNFAFPQAEIAVMGAKGAVEIIFKKEIDAAADPEARMNELVADYTERFANPYLAAEKGYIDEVIVPDQARIKLIKGFKMLENKVVNMPRKKHGNIPL, encoded by the coding sequence ATGAATAAAATAGCACAATTGCAGTCCATGATAGCCCAAGCCAAGTTAGGCGGGGGAGAAATACGCATTGCTTCACAGCATAAGAAAGGCAAACTAACAGCTCGTGAGCGGCTGCAACTGTTGCTGGATGAAGGTTCTTTTGAGGAGTTGGATATGTTGGTGGCCAACCGTAATAAAGGGTTGACCATTGACCAGGAACAATTCCTGGGAGATGGTGTGGTCACCGGTTATGGTACTGTTAATGGCCGACTGATATATGTTTTCTCGCAGGATTTTACGGTCTATGGGGGCAGTCTTTCTGAACCGCATGCACGAAAGATCTGCAAGGTAATGGACCTGGCGATGCAGAATGGCGCGCCGCTTGTTGGCCTTAATGATAGCGGGGGTGCCCGTATACAAGAAGGGGTTGTGAGCCTGGGTGGTTATGCGGATATCTTTTACCGTAATACCCGGGCATCGGGTGTGATACCGCAGATATCTGCCATTATGGGACCTTGCGCCGGCGGAGCGGTGTATTCTCCGGCTATTACCGACTTCATTATGATGGTAGAACAAACTTCCTATATGTTCGTTACGGGACCGAATGTGGTAAAGACCGTTACGCATGAGGAAGTAACTGCCGAGGAATTGGGCGGTGCACAAACGCATGCCAGCAAAAGCGGTGTTACGCATTTCAGCTGTGCCAATGAGGTCGCCTGCATTCAACATATCAAGCAGTTGCTTAGCTACGTTCCCCAGAACTGTGAAGAAGGTGCGCCTGTGTATCCTTATGAGGGAGGACAGGAAGCCCGGGAAGTATTGAATGACCTGATCCCTGTTAATCCTAATCAGCCGTACGACATGAAAGAGGTGATTGCAGCACTTACTGATGAGGAGAGCTTCTTTGAAGTACATAAAGATTTTGCAGAAAACATTATAGTAGGTTTTGCCCGGATAGCAGGTCGCAGTATTGGCATCGTTGCAAATCAGCCGGCACATCTGGCAGGGGTATTGGATATACATGCTTCTGTTAAGGGAGCCCGGTTCACTCGGTTCTGTGATGCTTTCAATATTCCCTTACTGGTCTTGGTAGATGTACCTGGATTTTTGCCCGGTACTGACCAGGAATGGAATGGTATCATTACCAATGGCGCCAAATTATTGTATGCATTATGTGAAGCAACAGTACCAAAGATCACGCTTACGACCCGCAAGGCATATGGCGGTGCTTACTGTGTAATGAATTCGAAACATATCGGTGCAGATCTTAACTTTGCATTTCCACAGGCAGAAATTGCGGTAATGGGTGCTAAAGGAGCTGTAGAGATCATCTTCAAAAAAGAGATAGATGCGGCTGCTGACCCTGAAGCCCGGATGAACGAATTGGTAGCTGATTATACCGAGCGGTTCGCCAATCCTTACCTGGCTGCGGAGAAAGGATATATAGACGAGGTGATTGTACCTGACCAGGCGAGGATCAAACTGATCAAGGGATTCAAAATGCTGGAGAATAAGGTTGTCAATATGCCGAGAAAGAAACACGGTAATATTCCATTATAA
- a CDS encoding UbiA family prenyltransferase yields the protein MRAIYHFLLFTSIFIATCALMMIWQTNRILGLRYDVATFYTFVFFATLCSYNFHWYLTTGPSEAPRMIWGRKYRRLQLILFFAGLIGAAYYFWLLRAHWLPLSGAIILTFLYSAPKVPQKVFMWLRKVAIGKTLFLTAVWTYVTTLLPVFIAGNPIPPQVVYLNLHRFFLIYAICILFDLRDIESDRKEGIRSLITYLSKANLDKVYYASLLIAVIAAAALWSYTTSVAVITLWLAVLVTALLTRRAQQRPTDYLFYFVLDGMMMFSALLHYLLMLLSGLSGL from the coding sequence ATGCGGGCCATTTACCATTTCCTGCTTTTTACATCCATCTTCATCGCCACCTGTGCGTTGATGATGATCTGGCAAACAAACCGCATTTTAGGCCTTCGCTATGACGTAGCTACCTTTTACACCTTCGTTTTTTTCGCCACACTCTGCAGTTATAATTTCCACTGGTACCTGACCACCGGACCCTCTGAGGCTCCCCGCATGATATGGGGCCGGAAGTACCGCCGCTTGCAACTGATATTGTTTTTTGCTGGTCTAATTGGTGCTGCCTACTATTTCTGGTTATTACGTGCACACTGGCTACCTCTCAGCGGCGCTATCATTCTTACTTTTCTTTATTCTGCGCCTAAAGTGCCGCAGAAAGTGTTTATGTGGCTCCGTAAGGTCGCCATTGGCAAAACCCTGTTCCTGACAGCGGTCTGGACATATGTTACAACGTTGTTGCCTGTATTTATTGCGGGCAATCCTATCCCCCCCCAGGTCGTATACCTCAACCTGCACCGCTTTTTTCTTATTTACGCCATCTGTATATTATTTGACCTACGTGATATCGAATCGGACCGGAAAGAAGGTATCCGTAGCCTCATTACCTACCTCAGTAAAGCCAATCTGGACAAGGTTTATTATGCATCCTTACTCATTGCGGTGATAGCTGCAGCGGCATTATGGTCTTATACTACTTCTGTCGCAGTTATCACGCTATGGTTGGCTGTACTTGTCACCGCATTACTTACCAGAAGAGCGCAGCAGCGCCCTACAGATTACCTGTTTTATTTTGTATTGGATGGGATGATGATGTTCTCTGCACTCCTGCATTATCTCCTGATGCTGCTATCAGGACTCAGCGGATTATAG
- a CDS encoding M42 family metallopeptidase, whose translation MSKKQKSILNKESLAFLKTYLNNPSPTGFEKEGQKLWLEYLKPYIDEYQVDAYGSVVGIINAKSPFKVVIEAHADEISWFVNYISPEGLIYVVRNGGSDQQIAPSKRVNIHTEKGIVKAVFGWPAIHTRMRSSGDGKEPQPKVENIFLDCGARSRKEVEDLGIHVGCVATFEDGFEELNYDYFICRAIDNRIGGFMIAEVARLLKERKQELPFGLYIVNAVQEEVGLRGAEMIAKRIKPDVAIITDVTHDTTTPMINKNIEGEIKCGNGPSITYGPAVHNILRDLIIKTAKKNDIPYQLHAVSRSTGTDTDAFAYSNDGTPSALISLPLRYMHTTVEMVKKDDIEHTISLIYNTLLTITPKTNFKYL comes from the coding sequence ATGTCAAAAAAGCAAAAGTCAATACTGAATAAGGAATCACTCGCTTTTCTGAAAACCTATCTCAATAACCCCTCTCCTACCGGTTTTGAGAAGGAAGGTCAGAAATTGTGGCTGGAGTATCTCAAACCATATATCGACGAATACCAGGTAGACGCCTATGGCTCTGTTGTGGGGATTATCAATGCCAAGTCGCCATTTAAGGTAGTGATTGAAGCACATGCCGACGAAATATCCTGGTTTGTAAATTATATCTCTCCTGAAGGACTCATTTATGTAGTACGTAATGGCGGTTCTGATCAGCAGATCGCACCTTCCAAACGTGTGAATATACATACAGAGAAAGGCATCGTAAAGGCCGTTTTTGGCTGGCCGGCTATACATACGCGTATGCGTAGCAGTGGCGATGGCAAGGAACCGCAACCAAAAGTGGAAAACATCTTCCTGGATTGTGGCGCTCGTTCCCGTAAAGAAGTAGAAGACCTCGGTATACATGTAGGCTGTGTAGCTACTTTTGAAGATGGGTTCGAAGAACTGAACTATGACTACTTTATCTGCCGTGCCATCGACAATCGTATCGGAGGATTTATGATAGCAGAAGTGGCGCGTCTGTTGAAAGAACGCAAACAGGAGCTGCCGTTCGGGCTTTATATCGTAAATGCTGTACAGGAAGAGGTAGGCTTACGTGGAGCTGAAATGATCGCCAAACGCATCAAACCAGATGTAGCTATCATCACAGATGTGACACACGATACCACCACGCCAATGATCAACAAAAATATTGAAGGTGAAATAAAGTGTGGCAACGGTCCCAGCATCACTTATGGTCCTGCCGTACACAATATCCTACGCGATCTGATCATCAAAACTGCAAAAAAGAACGATATCCCGTACCAATTACATGCTGTAAGTCGCAGTACCGGTACCGACACCGACGCTTTTGCCTATTCTAATGATGGTACGCCATCTGCGCTCATCAGCCTGCCGCTGCGATATATGCACACTACAGTAGAAATGGTAAAAAAAGATGACATAGAGCACACTATCTCCCTCATTTACAACACTTTACTGACCATTACGCCTAAGACCAATTTCAAATATCTCTAA
- the bioB gene encoding biotin synthase BioB — protein sequence MQDVQIRHDWTIEEIKEIYNTPLLELVYRAAGIHRQYQDTAEVQVCTLLSIKTGGCSEDCAYCPQAARYNTGVNVHGLMKKEAVLEKAKEARDAGSTRFCMGAAWREVRDNRDFDRVLDMVKGVNELGMEVCCTLGMLTEEQAKKLADAGLYAYNHNLDTSNEYYGEIITTRTYDDRLRTLDNVRRAGVSVCCGGIIGLGESHEDRIGMLHTLSNLPKHPDSVPINALTRVKGTPLEHLPKVEFWDMVRMIATTRILMPQAMVRLSAGRAEMSMSDQALCFMAGANSIFTGEKLLTTGNPSFEEDHMMFELLGLKAREAFKEEKTEAACC from the coding sequence ATGCAAGATGTGCAGATCCGTCATGACTGGACCATTGAAGAAATAAAAGAGATCTATAATACGCCTTTGCTGGAGCTCGTCTACCGTGCTGCCGGTATTCATCGTCAATATCAGGACACTGCGGAAGTACAGGTATGTACGCTGCTTTCTATCAAAACCGGTGGTTGCTCAGAAGACTGTGCTTACTGCCCGCAAGCAGCCCGTTACAATACCGGTGTGAATGTGCATGGCCTGATGAAAAAAGAGGCTGTATTGGAGAAAGCTAAGGAGGCACGTGATGCTGGCTCTACCCGCTTCTGTATGGGAGCTGCCTGGCGTGAAGTACGTGACAATCGCGATTTCGACCGCGTACTTGACATGGTAAAAGGGGTAAATGAACTGGGTATGGAAGTATGCTGTACACTCGGTATGCTTACAGAAGAACAAGCGAAGAAACTGGCAGATGCCGGACTTTATGCTTACAATCACAACCTGGATACCTCCAATGAATATTACGGTGAGATTATTACTACCCGTACCTATGACGATCGTTTACGCACGCTGGATAATGTGAGAAGAGCTGGTGTAAGCGTATGTTGTGGTGGTATCATCGGTCTCGGCGAATCTCATGAGGACCGTATCGGCATGCTACATACACTAAGCAATCTGCCCAAACATCCTGATTCCGTACCTATCAATGCCCTTACCCGCGTAAAAGGTACGCCGCTGGAGCACTTGCCTAAGGTGGAATTTTGGGATATGGTACGTATGATCGCAACTACCCGTATCCTGATGCCACAAGCGATGGTACGTCTCAGTGCCGGCCGTGCAGAAATGAGCATGTCAGATCAGGCGCTTTGCTTTATGGCTGGTGCCAATTCTATCTTCACAGGCGAGAAGCTGCTGACTACCGGCAACCCTTCCTTCGAAGAGGATCATATGATGTTTGAACTGCTGGGTCTGAAAGCCAGAGAAGCATTTAAAGAAGAGAAAACAGAAGCAGCCTGCTGCTAA